The Nitrospirota bacterium genome has a window encoding:
- a CDS encoding radical SAM protein, with product MYNAIELAESTSKIVCRDSLRKYYRFRPARFYGGISTADCVGCCLRCVFCWSWNVVSRPTETGKFHSPEDVARRLVAIAKKKFEQLRISGNEPTMCREHLVEVLELIPRDYLFILETNGILIGSDETYAEELSKFPRLYVRVSLKGTCEEEFSRLTGAVPEGFGLQTKALEHLVKHKVKTHPACMTSFSTQENVASLKKRLKAIHPAFAGFEVEELILYPAVKERLKKHGIEYFSGYSPDDAPAEQI from the coding sequence ATGTATAACGCGATTGAGCTTGCGGAGAGCACGAGTAAGATCGTGTGCAGGGACAGCCTGAGGAAGTACTACCGCTTCAGGCCTGCGAGATTTTACGGCGGGATCTCCACGGCCGACTGTGTCGGCTGCTGCCTGAGGTGCGTTTTCTGCTGGTCCTGGAACGTCGTTTCAAGGCCGACCGAGACGGGCAAATTCCACAGCCCCGAGGATGTAGCAAGGAGGCTGGTGGCGATAGCCAAGAAGAAGTTCGAGCAGCTCAGGATAAGCGGAAACGAGCCAACCATGTGCAGGGAGCACCTTGTCGAAGTATTGGAGCTTATTCCCAGAGACTATCTTTTTATTCTCGAGACAAACGGAATACTCATCGGTAGCGACGAAACCTACGCTGAGGAGCTCTCGAAATTCCCTCGTCTCTATGTGAGGGTGAGCCTTAAAGGGACCTGCGAGGAGGAGTTCTCCAGGCTAACGGGAGCGGTGCCAGAGGGTTTCGGGCTTCAGACCAAGGCCCTGGAACACCTTGTTAAGCATAAGGTGAAGACGCATCCAGCGTGCATGACAAGCTTTAGCACACAGGAAAACGTCGCGTCCCTCAAAAAGAGGCTTAAGGCGATACACCCGGCCTTTGCGGGCTTCGAGGTTGAGGAGCTTATACTTTATCCAGCCGTCAAGGAAAGGCTTAAGAAGCACGGGATCGAGTACTTTTCAGGCTACAGTCCCGACGACGCCCCGGCCGAACAGATATGA